The region GGGTCGCGGACCGCGCGGGCGTGAAGCGCTCGACGGTGGTGTGGTTCGCCGCGGCGGCAGTTATGCTCGCGCTGCTGAGCGTGCGGCTGCCCGCGGTCGGTCTCTACGGCGCGGTGCTGATGGCCGGGTTCTTCGTGTTCAGCGCCCAGGTGCTGGTCTACGCCTTCGTAGGCCGCGCCTACCCGGTCGCCGCCCGCGCCACCGGGCTCGGCTGGACCACCGGTGTGGGCCGGATCGGTGCGATCACCGGCCCGCTGCTCGGCGGGGCGCTGCTGACCGCGGGCATCGCGTACCCGTGGGGCTTCTACGTCTTCGGCGCGATCAGCGCGCTGGGTGCCGTGGCGATCGCGGTCGCCGCGCGGCCCGCCGCCCGTGCGGAGGTGGTGGAGGAGCCGACCGCCACCGCGTCGGAAAGGCTCGCGTAGCGGTGCGGCCGGCAGAACCTCCGGTTGCTGCCGCGGCCTTGCCGTGTCAGCCGGCGGTGATGCGCAGGATCTTGTCGTCGTCGCCGTTCGACGTGGTCACGTAGAGCGCGCCGTCCGGGCCCTGACGGGCAGCGCGCAGCCTGCCGTACGTGCCGTCGAGCGCCGCGGGCACCTCGGTGCCGCGCACGCTCCCGTCGGGATTCACCGCGTACAGCGACAACTTGGTGCCCCGCAACGCGGTCACGGCGAGCATGTCGTCGAACCGGCCCCACTGCGGTCCGGTCAGGAAAGCCGCCCCGCAGGGGGCCTCCCGCGCGCGCCCCGACGACCACACCGCGGGCACCGCGTCCGGGAAGCGCCGCAGGTCGGTCATCGGCACGGACTCGTCGTAGCTGTCCTCGGTTCCGCCCCGGGACGGGTCCCAGCCGTAGTTGCCGCCCGGCCGGAGCAGGTTGACCTCGTCGTCGCGGTCGGGCCCGTGCTCGGAGACGAACACCTGGCCGCCCGGCCGGAGCGCGACGCCCTGCGGGTTGCGGTGGCCGTAGGTCAGCAGCAGCCGCTCGTTGGGGTTCGGCGACGAGGCGAACGGGTTGTCCGGCAGCGGGTCGCCGGTGTCGACGTTCATCCGCAGCACCTTGCCGCCGAGCCCGAACCGGTCCTGCGACGTCGCGGGACGGGCGGCGTCGCCCGTGCTGACCAGCAGCGCGCCGTCCGCGGCGAGACCGGGCCTGCACCCGGAGTGCCTGCCGCTGGGGTTGACCGGCAGCCCGGTCACCAGCGGCTCGCCGACCCTCTGCGCGCTCGCGCCGTCGTCGGCCAGCCGCCAGGTGACCAGCCGGACGTCGACGGCCCGGCCGCCGGCCTGGTGGGTCTGGCAGGTGATGAAGTGCCGGTTCTCGGCGAACCGGGGATGGATCAGCAGCCCCATGGAACCGCCCTCGCCCTCGACGAGGACGTCGCCGAGGTCGGCGGCCACCGGCCGGACCTGCCCGCCCGTCAGCAGCGCGAGCCGCGCCGGGCGCTGGGTGACCAGGGCGCTGCCGTCCGGCAGGAAGCCGATGTCCCAGCCGTGCTGGAGCCCGGAGGCGGCGACCTCGACGCGCAGTTCGCCGCCGGCCACCGGCTTCGGCGCCTGCGGTACCTGCGGCGCGGGCACGGGAGGGCCGGCGGTGGCGCAACCCGCGAGAACAACCAGGCAGACCAGGGCGGATGCGGCGGACCGAAGCATGCCGCCCAGTGTGACACCGGTCATAGGCGAACGGCTGTCGTTCGGTCCGGGCGCAGGCCGTCGGGGCGGAGTCGTACGCTGGACCGGCGACCCCCCGGCAGCGGCCGCCCGACTGGTGCGTGCAGCCATGTCCACCGGCAGCCCTGGCGCATCGGGCGAAGTCCCGGGCAGGGGTGTGTCCGCGTTCTCAGACGTTCGGTGCGAGGTAGATGCCATGAGCCAGGCCGGTCCCCTGCGCGGACTGCTCGAAACCATGCTGCGCGACAGCGCCGTCCGGCAGGTCGTCGAGGCCGTGGACCGGCCGCGCCTGGTGCTGGAGGGTCCGGCGGCCGCCCGCCCGCTGGCCGCCGCCGCGCTGGCCGCCGCCGACCGCCCGGTGCT is a window of Saccharopolyspora erythraea NRRL 2338 DNA encoding:
- a CDS encoding PQQ-dependent sugar dehydrogenase translates to MLRSAASALVCLVVLAGCATAGPPVPAPQVPQAPKPVAGGELRVEVAASGLQHGWDIGFLPDGSALVTQRPARLALLTGGQVRPVAADLGDVLVEGEGGSMGLLIHPRFAENRHFITCQTHQAGGRAVDVRLVTWRLADDGASAQRVGEPLVTGLPVNPSGRHSGCRPGLAADGALLVSTGDAARPATSQDRFGLGGKVLRMNVDTGDPLPDNPFASSPNPNERLLLTYGHRNPQGVALRPGGQVFVSEHGPDRDDEVNLLRPGGNYGWDPSRGGTEDSYDESVPMTDLRRFPDAVPAVWSSGRAREAPCGAAFLTGPQWGRFDDMLAVTALRGTKLSLYAVNPDGSVRGTEVPAALDGTYGRLRAARQGPDGALYVTTSNGDDDKILRITAG